From a region of the Malania oleifera isolate guangnan ecotype guangnan chromosome 12, ASM2987363v1, whole genome shotgun sequence genome:
- the LOC131144829 gene encoding protein CYSTEINE-RICH TRANSMEMBRANE MODULE 10-like produces the protein MKYHNVPPQEPYPPPPPPPGYPSAVPPPSPYEGWPPPPPPPPGYPPPQPGYPPPPGYQGYFQEGYPPPPPPPHHHHQQPEYSSHDDHCCSSILKGCLAALCCCCVLEQCCF, from the exons ATGAAGTACCACAACGTTCCTCCTCAAGAGCCGTACCCTCCCCCGCCACCGCCACCGGGATATCCTTCGGCGGTTCCCCCGCCGTCGCCGTACGAAGGGTGGCCGCCGCCTCCTCCTCCGCCGCCTGGGTACCCTCCGCCGCAGCCGGGGTACCCTCCTCCGCCGGGCTATCAGGGCTACTTTCAGGAAGGTTATCCTCCGCCACCGCCGCCGCCCCATCACCACCATCAGCAGCCGGAGTACTCATCCCATGATGACCATTGCTGTTCTTCCATCCTCAAAGGCTG TTTGGCTGCACTTTGCTGCTGCTGTGTGCTGGAGCAGTGCTGTTTCTAG
- the LOC131144820 gene encoding GEM-like protein 5: MAGTSEESQPHQPSSTSPSPKPTEAPLAGFYPYPPTEEEMKKWGTHVMGAPAVPATHPDNQKAATWNAGDHQQQFQHQHPYLLYSPVEKPKNPLKPVIDVFNSWSRKAETIARNVWHNLRTGPSVSEAAWGKVNLTAKAISEGGFESLFKQTFEIYPEEKLKKTFACYLSTTTGPVAGTLYLSTHRVAFCSDRPLCFTAPSGQEAWSYYKVSIQWPEIAAINPVIMKESPSSEKYMQIVTVDGHDFWFMGFVNFEKASQNLSEIRAACGSCVTPVVG; this comes from the exons ATGGCCGGCACGTCGGAGGAATCACAGCCCCACCAACCATCTTCCACGTCGCCATCTCCGAAACCCACGGAGGCACCGCTTGCCGGGTTCTACCCCTACCCGCCGACGGAGGAGGAGATGAAGAAATGGGGCACCCACGTGATGGGGGCGCCGGCTGTGCCCGCCACCCACCCGGACAACCAGAAGGCCGCCACGTGGAACGCCGGCGATCACCAGCAGCAGTTCCAGCACCAGCACCCCTACCTCCTGTACTCTCCCGTTGAGAAGCCCAAAAACCCCCTTAAACCCGTCATCGACGTCTTCAATTCCTGGAGCAGAAAGGCGGAGACCATTGCCCGCAACGTCTGGCACAACC TGAGAACGGGACCTTCGGTATCGGAAGCGGCGTGGGGGAAGGTGAACTTGACGGCGAAAGCTATATCGGAGGGAGGGTTCGAGTCGCTGTTCAAGCAGACCTTCGAGATCTACCCGGAGGAGAAGCTGAAGAAGACGTTCGCCTGTTATCTCTCCACCACGACCGGGCCGGTGGCCGGAACTCTGTATCTCTCCACCCATCGCGTCGCTTTCTGCAGCGATCGACCCTTATGCTTCACCGCTCCGTCGGGGCAGGAGGCCTGGAGCTATTACAAG GTGAGTATACAGTGGCCAGAGATAGCCGCGATCAACCCTGTGATCATGAAAGAGAGTCCATCATCAGAGAAGTACATGCAGATCGTGACCGTTGATGGGCATGACTTCTGGTTCATGGGTTTCGTTAATTTTGAGAAAGCGTCTCAAAATCTGTCTGAAATCAGAGCAGCATGTGGGAGTTGTGTGACCCCCGTGGTTGGCTAG